From a single Abyssibacter profundi genomic region:
- a CDS encoding acyl-CoA thioesterase: MRVLIRVRYGECDAQGVLFNARYMDLVDVAFTEFERVVWGGHAVLLDAGLDTQVVSMKIDWTAPARFDDVLDLELSVDRIGRTSMTLRAEFRQFGDDSSLATALVTYVLIHSDEGGKTPIPSWLRQALDRGAQDVCIDLAGTESDVA, encoded by the coding sequence ATGCGTGTGCTGATTCGCGTTCGCTATGGTGAGTGCGACGCCCAGGGGGTGTTGTTCAATGCCCGTTACATGGATCTGGTGGATGTCGCTTTTACGGAGTTCGAGCGCGTCGTCTGGGGTGGTCATGCGGTGCTGCTCGACGCCGGTTTGGACACCCAGGTGGTCTCCATGAAGATCGACTGGACCGCGCCTGCCCGATTTGATGATGTGCTAGATCTCGAACTGTCGGTGGATCGGATTGGCCGCACATCGATGACCCTGCGCGCCGAATTTCGACAGTTCGGTGATGACTCCTCGCTGGCAACGGCTCTGGTCACCTACGTGCTGATCCATTCAGACGAGGGGGGCAAAACACCGATTCCATCCTGGTTGCGCCAAGCCTTAGACCGGGGGGCGCAAGATGTTTGTATTGACCTCGCCGGCACGGAATCGGATGTCGCATGA
- a CDS encoding PhzF family phenazine biosynthesis protein yields the protein MNLAFTIVDVFTATAYAGNPLAIVHEAAEQPLQLTTDQMQTIARQMNLSETIFITAWDWAASRFAVRIFTPSKELPFAGHPSIGAAAWLAGRGQGTDRQIELKEAVGRIVCEAGWQDGRGHAALTPVALPQPQPVTGPASAEMAADLQVPHQTVVGDVEVWSAGLAVHFLELQTTALVAGIRPPAINGRLQAIDLACFAFGPGPDEVTTRVFPLAAGITEDPATGAAAVALAGRIASKVLAGRDEALIRVRQGAEMGRPSELRLHLHGDNGVLKAVRLSGDVISVAQGQLLHLP from the coding sequence ATGAATCTGGCATTCACCATCGTTGATGTATTCACCGCTACAGCCTACGCGGGCAATCCGCTGGCCATCGTCCACGAGGCAGCGGAGCAGCCACTGCAACTGACCACGGATCAGATGCAGACCATTGCCCGGCAAATGAACCTCAGCGAAACCATATTCATCACGGCCTGGGACTGGGCGGCGTCGCGCTTTGCAGTCCGGATCTTCACGCCAAGCAAGGAGCTGCCTTTTGCGGGCCATCCCAGCATCGGTGCCGCTGCGTGGCTGGCCGGACGAGGGCAGGGCACCGACCGGCAGATCGAGCTCAAGGAAGCCGTGGGCCGCATTGTCTGCGAGGCGGGTTGGCAGGATGGCCGTGGCCACGCTGCGCTGACCCCGGTGGCCTTGCCGCAGCCACAGCCCGTGACCGGGCCCGCGTCCGCTGAAATGGCTGCTGACCTGCAGGTGCCGCACCAGACGGTCGTCGGCGATGTGGAGGTCTGGTCGGCCGGGCTGGCCGTGCATTTTCTTGAGCTGCAAACAACGGCCCTGGTCGCCGGTATCCGGCCGCCCGCGATCAACGGACGATTACAGGCGATTGATCTGGCCTGCTTTGCCTTTGGCCCCGGACCAGACGAGGTCACGACGCGCGTTTTTCCGTTGGCAGCGGGCATTACGGAAGATCCAGCGACAGGTGCGGCCGCAGTGGCGCTGGCGGGCCGAATCGCCTCCAAGGTGCTTGCGGGGCGCGACGAAGCGTTGATCCGGGTGCGACAGGGCGCCGAAATGGGGCGCCCGTCTGAACTTCGATTGCACCTGCATGGCGACAATGGCGTGCTCAAAGCGGTGCGGCTGTCTGGCGATGTCATCAGTGTGGCGCAGGGGCAGTTGCTTCATCTGCCCTAG
- a CDS encoding GTPase produces MGTTQRKSIRPLFGLGLLCALLFLLATLINALDGLVDLYERAAAISPWLPWLLHGLLGGFLLIALGFIAWWLLPIRQRSRQRVLDEPSLRAAVRAQADAGVDVSRALSELEELEARRQSGRVHIALFGETSSGKSSVIRALVPEASAQVDVLAGTTRQCQRYSWQTAGEDALELVDAPGFSHDSEETRLATEEAIRAHLVIYLCDGDLTQSEWLQIDRLVVFGKPMVLAVNKADQFREDELEAIRQQIAERFPRGSRPQVVGITAGGLEPITRIEHDGAEREELRPRRPRIKPLKLAIERSLSRDPAALTELRDSAVFQLAGDALDDAQRSHQRRAGERIIATHTRAAVVGALAALSPGSDLVIQGAIGTRLVRALCRLHDVRVREVDIEAVLRDAGGTSRKSSALVLAVAGNALKAFPGLGTVTGGLVHAVAYGLLFDAFGHALADSLRNSGSLSPGAVSEGLAERLDDDLSVAARRIARLALRRNRPDSEE; encoded by the coding sequence ATGGGTACAACACAGCGCAAATCAATTCGCCCACTGTTCGGTCTCGGCCTGCTGTGTGCACTGCTCTTTTTGCTCGCCACGCTGATCAATGCACTTGACGGGCTGGTGGACCTTTATGAGCGCGCCGCAGCCATCTCACCCTGGCTTCCCTGGTTGCTCCACGGTTTGCTGGGTGGATTCCTGCTCATCGCGCTTGGGTTCATTGCGTGGTGGCTGCTACCGATACGCCAGCGGTCCCGTCAACGGGTACTCGATGAACCCAGCTTGCGCGCGGCCGTACGCGCTCAGGCCGATGCGGGCGTGGATGTGTCGCGCGCCCTGTCCGAACTCGAAGAACTGGAAGCCCGCCGCCAAAGCGGTCGGGTGCACATCGCATTGTTCGGCGAGACCAGCAGCGGGAAAAGCAGCGTGATTCGCGCGCTGGTGCCAGAGGCAAGCGCGCAGGTGGACGTGCTTGCCGGAACTACCCGGCAGTGTCAGCGGTATTCGTGGCAAACAGCCGGTGAAGACGCATTGGAACTGGTCGATGCACCTGGCTTTTCACACGACAGCGAAGAGACCCGACTGGCGACGGAAGAGGCCATTCGTGCGCATTTGGTGATTTATCTCTGCGATGGCGATTTGACCCAGTCGGAATGGTTGCAAATCGATCGGCTGGTGGTATTCGGCAAGCCCATGGTGCTCGCGGTCAACAAGGCGGATCAGTTCCGGGAAGATGAACTGGAGGCCATCCGCCAGCAGATTGCCGAACGGTTCCCGCGTGGGAGTCGCCCACAAGTCGTGGGTATTACAGCGGGTGGCCTGGAACCGATCACCCGGATTGAACATGACGGCGCCGAGCGTGAGGAACTGAGACCGCGGCGGCCTCGGATCAAACCGCTGAAACTCGCCATCGAGCGCAGCCTGAGCCGGGATCCCGCCGCCCTGACCGAACTGCGCGATTCCGCGGTGTTTCAGCTGGCCGGTGATGCGCTGGACGACGCCCAGCGCAGTCATCAACGCCGGGCCGGCGAACGCATCATCGCCACCCACACGCGGGCGGCGGTCGTCGGCGCACTGGCTGCGCTCTCGCCGGGCTCGGATCTGGTCATTCAGGGCGCCATTGGCACCCGGCTGGTGCGTGCGCTTTGTCGCCTGCACGACGTGCGCGTGCGCGAGGTCGATATCGAAGCCGTGCTCCGCGACGCCGGCGGCACATCACGCAAATCCTCGGCATTGGTGCTCGCGGTCGCAGGCAACGCACTCAAGGCCTTTCCCGGACTGGGCACCGTGACAGGCGGACTGGTCCATGCCGTGGCCTATGGCCTGCTATTCGATGCCTTCGGACATGCGCTGGCCGATTCGCTGCGCAACTCAGGCTCACTCAGCCCTGGCGCCGTGTCTGAAGGTTTGGCCGAACGTCTGGATGATGACTTGTCGGTCGCGGCTCGCCGCATCGCGCGGCTCGCGCTGCGCCGGAACCGCCCAGATTCCGAAGAATGA
- a CDS encoding NmrA family NAD(P)-binding protein → MTDHRPVAVFGATGQVGRAVADALHAAGVPVRGLVRAAPPWRPSWPCHVVADWNAPSLEPALQGCRAAFSMVPLAPNAIELGRRQLAALVAAGVDHVVRLSVLQGVIDAGLRLGRLHGALDADFRGCGLSGTVLQPDSFMQNLLGAAPAIRAGTLQDATGQGAMGWIDAADIAAVAAHLLALPTPPGVRAIDLTGPELLTHGEVADRLSRWLGQPVVYEDLSPEALGVQLQGYGLPAFLVEIFCELAAWTRETRDTRQPSGAVEQVLGRPPRRLEAFLAAHPDAFPAAATQ, encoded by the coding sequence ATGACTGATCATCGCCCGGTCGCCGTTTTTGGTGCGACCGGGCAGGTGGGGCGAGCGGTCGCAGATGCACTGCACGCCGCGGGTGTGCCCGTGCGGGGCCTCGTGCGGGCGGCGCCGCCGTGGCGGCCCAGCTGGCCATGCCATGTTGTGGCCGATTGGAACGCGCCGTCACTGGAGCCCGCACTGCAGGGTTGCCGCGCGGCCTTCAGCATGGTTCCGCTGGCACCCAATGCCATCGAGCTTGGCCGTCGACAGCTTGCCGCGCTTGTAGCGGCCGGCGTGGACCATGTGGTCCGCCTCTCCGTTTTGCAAGGCGTCATCGACGCCGGCCTGCGCCTAGGACGCCTCCATGGGGCGCTGGATGCCGATTTTCGTGGCTGTGGGCTGTCGGGAACGGTGTTGCAGCCGGACTCGTTCATGCAAAACCTGCTTGGGGCCGCGCCAGCCATCCGGGCGGGTACGCTACAGGACGCCACCGGCCAGGGTGCGATGGGGTGGATCGATGCCGCGGACATTGCCGCGGTGGCCGCGCATCTGCTGGCGCTGCCGACGCCGCCGGGGGTGCGGGCCATTGATTTGACGGGCCCGGAACTGCTCACCCACGGCGAGGTGGCAGATCGGCTGAGCCGGTGGCTGGGCCAGCCAGTGGTTTACGAGGATTTATCCCCGGAAGCGCTGGGGGTGCAGCTCCAAGGCTATGGCTTGCCAGCATTTCTGGTTGAGATCTTCTGCGAGCTTGCAGCGTGGACGCGAGAGACGCGCGACACGCGTCAGCCCAGCGGAGCTGTGGAGCAGGTGCTGGGTCGACCTCCTCGCCGACTCGAGGCCTTTCTGGCCGCGCACCCGGATGCATTCCCCGCCGCAGCAACCCAATAA